One segment of Pristis pectinata isolate sPriPec2 chromosome 3, sPriPec2.1.pri, whole genome shotgun sequence DNA contains the following:
- the LOC127568938 gene encoding cytochrome c oxidase assembly factor 6 homolog: MTAPTAEERKICWGARDKYWQCLDQTDEDFAQCQKFRTVFEGSCPQQWIKYFDKRRDYLKYKAKVQSGGYQPQESTDKL; the protein is encoded by the exons ATGACTGCTCCAACAGCAGAGGAGAGGAAGATCTGTTGGGGAGCGAGGGACAAGTACTGGCAGTGTCTGGATCAGACTGATGAAGATTTTGCACAGTGTCAGAAATTCAGAACGGTATTTGAAGGCAGCTGCCCACAGCAGTGG ATCAAGTATTTTGACAAACGAAGAGACTATCTGAAATACAAGGCAAAAGTACAAAGTGGAGGATATCAACCGCAGGAGAGCACCGACAAGTTATAA